TGAAAAATTAGATGTTCGTATTGGTGATACAGTTTTTGTTGAAAAAGGAGGAGAGATTATTCCCAAAATAATGGGAGTAGATGTATCAAAAAGAGCAGAAGATTCTTTACCAACTAAATATGCAGAACATTGTCCGGTTTGTAATACTCCATTAGTAAGAACAGAGGGAGATGCTAAACATTATTGTCTAAATGAGTTTGGATGTGCGCCACAAATTACTGGTAAAATCCAACATTACATTAGTAGAAAAGCAATGGATATTGATGGTTTAGGATCTGAAACTGTCGATTTACTACATAAAGAAGGATTAATTAAGAATTATGCAGACATTTACGAGCTAACTGTTGAGCAAATTATTCCTTTAGAGAGGATGGCAGAGAAATCTGCTATGAATATGGTAGAAGGAATTAAAAAATCAAAAGAAATACCTTTCGAAAAAGTATTGTTTGCTTTAGGAATTAGATTTGTAGGTGAAACAGTAGCAAAAAAGTTAGCGAAACATTTTAAATCCATAGATAATTTATCATCAGCAAGTTTTGAAGATTTAATAGCTGTAGATGAAATAGGAGATAGAATAGCAGAAAGTGTTATTGCTTTTTTATCTGATGAAAATAATATCGAAATTATAAGTAGATTAAAAACTCATGGTGTGCAATTAGAAGTTTCTCAAGAAGCTTTAGCAAATCAAACTAATAAATTAGAAAGTAAAGTTTTTGTAGTTTCTGGAGTTTTTCATCAAATGAGTAGAAATGAACTAAAAAAAGCAATTGAAGATAATGGGGGGAAAGTAAGTAGTTCTATTTCTAAAAAAACAAACTATATTGTCGCTGGAGATAATATGGGACCTAGTAAGTTAGCTAAAGCTGAAGCTTTAAATATTCCTATTATTTCTGAGGAAGATTTTATCGAAATGATTAACTAACATCTATTGAGCAAAAAAGTAAGTTTAAAATTATTAACATCTATAAGTTATATTTTAACTAGCATACTAGCATTGTATGTGTTGGTGAATTTTGACGAAGAGTATAGCTTAAAAATATTACCAACAATGGTAGTGTTTTTAGCTTGCTTTTTGAAAATCAAGAATGTAGATAAACGTATTTTAGCTTTCTTTTTTTCTATCATTATTGCAGATACTACTATAGTAAATTTAAGAAACTTTGCTTTTGGATTGTATTTTCATAGTTTAAGCTTTTTAATTTTATGCTTTTTAAGTTATAGTTTTTTCAAGAAAAAAGTTAGAAAAGAAATCATAAACTACTTCTTAATCTTTCTTATATTATTTTTAATTATATTTTTCTTTACGATTAAAGATAAAGGTGATGCATACATTTCAATATTTATTTATGGAATATCTATTTGTTTAGCTACCTCTTTATTATTCACTAATTACTTGAAGATGATGATACCAGCTAATTATATGTTGTTTTTAGCGGTAGCTACCAGAATTTTATCAGATTCTATTTTAACCGTGGTACTTTTTAATAATTATGACATTTACTATGCAGTTTTAGCCTATTCAATTTATTTTGTCTCTAATTATTTATTTTACAGAGGATTCTTATTAAAACAACCTAATAATTGAATGGGAAGCAAAAGAATATTTTTCTACATATTATTTTTTTTGGTATCAATCATTGAGATTTATGCTGTAATTTATAACAAGAATGAACTAGATTTTATTTTCAAACCTTTAATAACTTCTACTCTTGTAGCTTTATATTTAGTTAGTGTAACTAAACCAAATTTTTGGTATGTTTCAGCTTTATTCTTTTCTTTTTGGGGAGATGTTTTATTATTATTTCCTGAAGACTTTTTTGTTTTAGGGCTATTATCATTTCTAATTACGCATGTAATTTATATAAAAATTATTTCAGGTTTTATCAAGAAAATTAAATTAGGTACAAAGATGTTTTCTTTTCTAGCGTTTTTAATCTATTTCTCTGCTATTATTTTTTTGATACAAAATAATCTTAAAGAACTATTTTTTCCTGTAATAATGTATGGTATAGTTATTTCTTTGTTTGGTACTACAGCTTTATTAAATTACATTAATAACAAGACTACAGAAAGTTTATGGTTATTCATTGGAGCATTGATTTTTATACTTTCAGATACGATACTTGCATTACATAAGTTTTACAGTCCACAGCCAATTTTTTTGAACTCAATAATGATCACTTATATCGTAGCTCAGTTTTATATATGTAAAGGGATGATTTCTAAAGGTAATTTAGAAGTTTAAAAAAGGAATATCTTTTTTATTAAGAAATAAAAGTATTCCTCCACTAATTAGAGTAATAATAGCCATTATAAATAATGCACCACCATCATTATTGTGAATAATTCCAATTTTTATAATGTGAGAAAAAATTGCTCCAGACATTACACCAACTGTTATTAATGCACCTAGCCAAGTTTTTTTAGGTAAAAAAAGTAAAATTGTAGCTATTAGTTCAATAATACCGGTTCCAATTCTCATGAAAGCTTCATTTTCACCAGCTACTTTTGTAAATAAGTCAACACTAGTCATATCCGCAGTAAACTTAAAGAATAAAGTTTGTAACATAATAATACCTGCAAGGACTTTAAGAGCTAAGGGTAAATGTTTTTTCATAATAAAAACTAAATATATTTTACAGCTTAGACGATAGAAGTCTGATATCTTTTCAATTAAATTAAAAAAATATAAACAAGAGGTTTAATATCATCAGTTTCTCTCAAGTATTCAGATTAAATAAAAAATTAAACATGAAACAAAAATTTGTGTATTCTTATTAAAAGCCTGACTAAAATCAAATAAAGCTTTAATTTTACTCAAAATTTATCACTAAAATGCAACAATTTATAGGTACAGGAGTGGCTTTAGTAACTCCTTTTAACGAAGATAGAAGTATAGATTTTGATGGTTTAGAAAGATTAGTAAACTATCAAATAGATAATGGTGTAAACTATTTAGTTGTTTTAGGAACTACAGGAGAGCCAGCTACTTTAACAAATGAAGAAAAAGAAGCTGTAAAAACTAAAATCATAGAAGTTAATAATGGAAGATTGCCATTAGTAATTGGTATTGGAGGAAACAATACAGCTGCAGTAGTAGAAGAGATTAAAAATACAGATTTAACTCATTTTGATGCGATCTTATCGGTTTCTCCATATTACAATAAACCAACTCAAGAAGGAATTTATCAACACTTTAAAGCAGTTGCAGAAGCTACAGATAAACCTATTATATTATATAATGTTCCTGGTAGAACTTCATCTAATATGTTACCAGAAACTATAGTTCGTTTAGCAAAAGATTTCGAAAACCTTGTAGCTGTTAAAGAAGCTAAAGGAGATATAGTTCAAGCCATGCGAATTATTGAGTTAGCTCCAAAAGATTTTTTAGTAATTTCAGGAGATGATATGATTGCTTTACCTATGACTTTGGCAGGTGGTTCTGGAGTTATTAGCGTAATTGGTGAAGGATTACCAAAAGAGTTTTCTTCGATGATTCAACTTGGGTTAGAAGGAAAAACTAAGGAAGCTTATAAATTACATTACAAAGTAATGAACAGTATCGATTTAATATTTGCTGAAGGAAACCCAGCAGGAATAAAATCGTTACTACAGAAACGAGGAATTTGTTTAGATGAAGTTCGTTTGCCTTTAGTAAAAGCTTCGGAAGAATTACAAACTCAAATTTCAGATTTTGTAGATACTTTGTAAAAGTTAGACAAAATAAAGTTAAAAAACCATACGCTTATACCTTAAGTGTATGGTTTTGTGGTTTATTAAATATGTTAAGTTTTAAGATTTAATAAGTTTAAAAACTAAACCTTACTACTAATGAAACCAACTAAAATTTTATCTTGTTTTTTACTTAGCTTTTTATTGTGCAATTGTGAATCAATAAAATTACCTAAAGCAGAAACTTTAGGAGAAGAAAACTCTTCGTATTCTTATGTTCCGATAGATCCTTTTCCGGTATCTACCGTTATGGGTAATAGTTGTTTACCATGCCAACCCAATGAAATTATTCCATATAAGACTTTATTGAACTCTTTTCCAGATCAAACAGTTCGTCTATCAGTTGCTAAATTAAATACAGATGGTTCAATTACTTATGGAAGTGTTGTAAAAGCCACAGCAAAAAATGAAACTTATGAAGTAACTTTAGATTATGTAAATGTAGATGTTACTCAAATTCCCTTTTTTTACAGACAAAGAGTAACTTATGCTAACCTCGAAGAGACTGATAATAAAAAAAAGAAAAAAAAGACAGTTTACGATATAGAACCAAGTATTCGATATGA
This genomic stretch from Tenacibaculum jejuense harbors:
- a CDS encoding lysoplasmalogenase encodes the protein MVSIIEIYAVIYNKNELDFIFKPLITSTLVALYLVSVTKPNFWYVSALFFSFWGDVLLLFPEDFFVLGLLSFLITHVIYIKIISGFIKKIKLGTKMFSFLAFLIYFSAIIFLIQNNLKELFFPVIMYGIVISLFGTTALLNYINNKTTESLWLFIGALIFILSDTILALHKFYSPQPIFLNSIMITYIVAQFYICKGMISKGNLEV
- a CDS encoding DoxX family membrane protein translates to MKKHLPLALKVLAGIIMLQTLFFKFTADMTSVDLFTKVAGENEAFMRIGTGIIELIATILLFLPKKTWLGALITVGVMSGAIFSHIIKIGIIHNNDGGALFIMAIITLISGGILLFLNKKDIPFLNF
- the dapA gene encoding 4-hydroxy-tetrahydrodipicolinate synthase: MQQFIGTGVALVTPFNEDRSIDFDGLERLVNYQIDNGVNYLVVLGTTGEPATLTNEEKEAVKTKIIEVNNGRLPLVIGIGGNNTAAVVEEIKNTDLTHFDAILSVSPYYNKPTQEGIYQHFKAVAEATDKPIILYNVPGRTSSNMLPETIVRLAKDFENLVAVKEAKGDIVQAMRIIELAPKDFLVISGDDMIALPMTLAGGSGVISVIGEGLPKEFSSMIQLGLEGKTKEAYKLHYKVMNSIDLIFAEGNPAGIKSLLQKRGICLDEVRLPLVKASEELQTQISDFVDTL